TCATGGACATTTCCGATCGTGCGGGGTTTCCTCTGCGCCTCGAAAGACTGGTTCGCACGAGCATCGGAAAGATTCATTTGAATCAAGCGGATTCTTATGAGAATCTTTTGGAAGGGAAGGTCAAAATTCATCCTCCGGAGGCGATCTTAGAATTTCCAACCATGGAGATTCCCGGGACGGAAGTCCGAAACGTCCTCAATGGACGAAAAACGAAGTTGGAATGGATTCCTCCCACCGAATTTTTGCTCGTTTCCCCGGAAGGTGAGATTCTTGCGTGGTGCAAGAAGGAAGAACATGGAATTCATGAGTTAGATTATAAATATTTAAGAGTCTTCCCTAAAAATTAGCTTTAAAGGGGGGCCTATGACCTGAAAAATGGTAAAAAGGTATATTCACGATATGATAGCTACTGAACAGAAAAAAACAATTATCAGTAATTTTGCCCGTAAGGCGGGAGACACTGGTTCCACAGAAGTGCAAGTCGCTCTGATTGATGCGAGAATTAAAGAACTCAACGAACATTTTAAGTCCCACAAAAAAGATTTTCATTCCAAAACTGGTCTTTTAAGACTCGTGAGCAAAAGAAAGAAACTTTTGGACTATCTCAAAAGAACCGAACTAGACCGTTATAAAAAGCTGATCGAAACTCTCGGACTTCGTAAGTAAGCGAGTCCGCCATGACACATACAATTTCCGGCCAATACGGTCGTGATTCTATCGTTTTAGAAACCGGTAACTGGGCGAAACAAGCTCACGGGTCCGTAGTTTATAAGTCTGGTAATCTGGTTTTATTAGCCACCGTTTGTGCGGCCGATGACGCGAAGGAGGGACAAGATTTTTTTCCTCTTACCTGCGAATATACCGAGAAACTTTATTCCGTCGGTCGTTTTCCGGGCGGCTATTTCAAAAGAGAAGCCAAACCTCCTGAACACGAAATTCTCATTTCAAGAATCATAGACAGGCCGATTCGTCCTCTTTTTCCGGAAGGATATTTCTGCGAAGTGCAGTTGCAAGTGCAGGTTCTTTCCGCGGACGGAGACGTTTCCGTAGCCGGACATGCGTTAAACGCCGCGAGCGCCGCATTAGCAGTTTCTGATATTCCATTCAACGGCCCGATTGCAGGCGCGAGAATCGGAAGAATCAACGGGGAGCTGATTCTCAATCCGACCACAAAAGAAATCGTGAATTCGGATTTGGATCTTGTCGTAGCCGGAACCAAAACTCATATCGTGATGATCGAAGGGGAAGCAAAAGAACTCAGCAATGAGGAAATGCTCGCCGCACTTCGTTTTGCTCAAAAATACATCGCAGAATTCGTAACTCTTCAAGAAGAATATGCTAAAAAAATCGGCGTCGTCAAAAGAGAAGTGAAGCTCAGAAAAAAAGACGAAGAGCTTCTCGCAAAAGTAAAAGAATATGCTTTTGAAAAATTAAAAGCGGCAAATCAAACTTCCGATAAAACTTCTCGTAACAAAGAAATCTCAAACGTAAACAAAGAAGTCGTAGAATTCTTCAAACAAACCGTTGAAGAATCCGAGAAGATCAAAGATATCAAGTCCTATCTTCACGAATTGGAATATGAAATCGTTCGCGAACAAGTTTTAACACAAGGAACTCGTTTTGACGGAAGAAAGTTAGACGAAATTCGTCCGATTTCCGTTGAAATCAATCCTCTTCCGGGTCCTCACGGATCTTCCGTTTTTACAAGAGGTCAAACCCAGTCTCTCGGAGTTGTGACTCTTGGGACAGGATCCGATAATCAGAGATACGAAACCCTCGAAGGACAAAAAGAAAAGTCCTTTATGCTTCACTATAACTTCCCTGCGTTTTCCGTAGGTGAGGTTCGCAGATCTTCCGGCCCTGGAAGAAGGGAAATCGGTCACGGGAATTTGGCGGAAAGAGCGTTGAAACTCGTTCTTCCAAAACCGGATGAATTCCCTTACGTGATCCGCGTTGTATCCGAAATTTTAGAATCCAACGGTTCCAGTTCGATGGCGTCGGTTTGTTCCGGTTCTCTCGCGCTGATGGCGGCGGGTGTTCCAATCAAGGGTAGCGTTTCCGGAATCGCAATGGGACTTTTCTCTGACAATTCCGGAAAGTTCGCGGTTCTCTCCGATATCGCTGGTCTTGAGGATCATTTCGGCGATATGGACTGCAAGATCGCGGGAACCAGAAAAGGGATCACCGCATTCCAGATGGACTTGAAAGTTACCGGAGTGAGTTTCGACGTTCTGGAAAACGTTTTTACTCAGGCTCAAAAAGGTAGATTCCATATTCTTGATATTATGGAAAAACATATCGCCAAAGCCGCGGATCATCTTGCAGGAACTGCTCCGAGAATCATCGTGAGAAATATTCCTAAAGATAGAATCGGGGAATTGATCGGTCCCGGCGGTAAGAACGTTCGCGGTATCAGCGAACTCACCGGTGCAGAACTCTATATCGAAGACGACGGTCGCGTAACCATTTCCGGTTCAAACCAAGAATCGGCGGAAAAAGCCGCGAAGATGGTCGATGGATTCTTCACGGAAGTAGAAGTAGGAAAGATCTACGAAGGAAAGGTGAAACGTATCGCCGACTTCGGAGCCTTTGTCGAAATTCTTCCCGGAAAAGAAGGTCTCTGTCATATCTCTAAGATCGATTTTAAGAGAGTCAATTCCGTTAAAGATATCGTAAAGGAAGGAGATATCATCCGTGTGAAGGTCCTCAACGTGGACAAAACCGGAAAGATCGATCTTTCCAGAAAAGACGCGCTCGAGGAAGAGCAAGTTTAGAATTTCAAAACGCCCTTGGAGCAAGAACCTTCACAGCAAGTCTATAGGAAAGTTCTTCCCGGGGGTATCACGGTCCTCTTTCAAAAAGCTCCTCATACAGTCAGTGTCTCCGCCGGAGTTTTTGTCCGAGTCGGATCCAGACACGAATCTCCGAAGAACGCAGGCTATTGTCATTTTTTAGAGCATATGCTCTTCAAAGACACGGAGAAACGCACCGCAAAAGAACAAGCGGAAGACATCGAACGAGTCGGCGGTTTTACGAATGCGGCGACTTCCAGAGAATATACTTACTTTCACGTAACCGTAGCCGGTAAACACCTGGATCTAGGATTGGAATTGTTATCCGAAATGATCTACGAGCCTCTGCTAAAACAATCGGATATTGAAAACGAGGCAGGAGTGATCTTGGAAGAGCTCCAAGGTTATGAAGATTCTCCGGAAGATTATATCCACGACTTTTACTATCAGAACTTTTTTCCAAAGAATCCTTTGGGTCGAGACATCATCGGAACGAGGGAATCCATTTCCAAGGTGAGTCATAAGAGTCTATTAGAATTCTATGATACGAATTACCACACCGAAAATATGTTTCTTTCGATTTCCGGTAACTTCGAACCGGATGAAATTTTTTCCATCGCAGGAAAATACTTCAGCAAAACAAGGAAGAAAAAGAACGACGGAAACGATCTGATTCTTCCCAAAAAAAAATGGGGATACTTTCCCAAAAAGAAAAAGCTGGAACAGATCTATTTCATTTTGGGCGGCGAGGGTTTTCAAAGAGAGTTTCATAACGCTTCGAAGGCGAGTTTGTTTACTCATATTTTGGGCGGAGGCACTTCTTCACGACTTTTTCAAAAAGTGAGAGAAGAGAAGGGGCTCTGTTATCAGATCACTGCGTATCCTTCTTCTTACGCGGATGTCGGAATCAATAGCATCGTTTGTTCCACTTCGAAAGACAAATTCATCACTTGTATGGAGACGATCTCAGACGAACTCAAGTCGATCCTGGATCGCGGAATCACCGAGAAAGAATTGAGAGACGCTCAGACAAATCACGAGGGAACGCTATCCATCAGCTACGAGCAGACGGAATCTCGAATGAATACGATCGCTCTGATGGAACTCTACTACGGAAGAAATTATTCTTACGAAGAAAGGGTGAAGGAAATCTATTCGATTACTCTGGACGATATCAACAACTTCGCAAAATCAGTTTTTGGAATTCCAAAACTCCATTTGTCTGCTCTTGGTAATCTTGGCGTCAAAGAAGAAAAAGCGGCGATGAAACTTTTTTCTTTGTAAGAATCGCCTTTGGATCTCGATCAATCTTCGATGATCGCGAAATAGTTTCCTTCGAAATCGGAAAAGTTGAACACCTTTTTACCGTTCGGAAAATTCACCATATCTCCCACCGTGATCTTTTCCTCTTTGAGTTTTTTGTAAAGAGAGTCTATGTTTTCATCCGTCGATAAGAGGATGGACGGAGTTCCCAGATTCATTTCCGGATTGGACGCCGCAACTGCAGCTTTGTTTTGCAATACCAATTTGGTCGAGTTCGGTCTTCCATCAGAAAGGATGATTGCAAAGGTTTCATCGTATTCTTCTCTTCCTTCCACTTTATATCCGAAGTGATTTACCCAAAAGTCCGAGACTTTTTTTTGATCGTTCACATAGAGCATGACTTGATTGAATTTGATCATTTTATTTCCACCTTTTTTGAATTTGTCCATATCGCGGCGACTTACAATCGTCGCAACGACAAAAATTTCAAGAAATATCAGTTCCTATTCTGCGGTTGTTTCTGGGATTTATACGAAGTTCGTATAATTTCAGTGGGCAAGTCAGTGTGGGATTCCTGCGAAGGTTGTTTCTGGGATTTATACGAAGTTCGTATAATTTCAGTTGGCAAGTCAGTGTGGGAACTCCTTCGGAGGTTGTTTCTGGGATTTATACGAAGTTCGTATAATTTCAGCGCGCAAGTCAGCGTGGGAACTCCTGCGAAGGTTGTTTTGGGTTTTATACGAAGTTCGTATAATTTCACCGTACAGGTCAGCGTGGGAACTCCTTCGGAGGTTGTTTGGCGTTTATACGAACTTCGCAAAATTTGCATTGATAAAAGATTGTGGCGGAGATTGAGAGAGAAATGATGGAAATCTCTTTTTCTAGAAAAATGCCGAGGAGTTTCTAAAACGATGAAGATCTCAGTAAAAAAAATAAAGTCGAACGCGGAACTCCCGGTCTTACAGACGACTCATTCCGCAGGGTACGATGTTCACGCATGTCTCGAATCAAATCTGACTTTAGAACCGGGTAAGGTCGCATTGATTCCGACGGGACTTTCTTTTGCGATTCCTTCCGAATATCATTTTGAAATTCGTCCTCGCTCCGGATTTTCCACTAAGAATCGAATTCTTATCCCGAATTCTCCCGGAACGATCGACAGCGATTACAGAGGAGAATTGATGATCCCTCTTTTGAACTTAGGAGATTCGCCGTTTGTCGTAGAACACGGAATGAGAATCGCTCAGTTGCTCATTCGAAAAACCTGGTATGCAGAATGGGCACTGGTCACCGAGTTTTCGGATCAGACCGAAAGAGGTGCGAGAGGCTTCGGTTCAACGGGCGTATAACGTTCTATTTTTATAAACTGATCTTATCTTCGAAGATTCAGAACGAAAAAAGCGTAGAATTATAAAGGATAAATTGCTGTTTCAGTAAGGCTTCTCGTTCGAGAGATCGGAAGTTTTCCTAAGGCGACGGATGGAAAAAGAAAACAGTTTTTCTCTTTGGTTTCACGTTCTCAAGATCTTATTTGTCTCCGGTTTTATCCTCCGGAGATTTACTCCTTGGAGTCAAAAAAAACGGTTCGATCCCGTCTCTTCCTCTTGGGCGATATTCTTCGTCAGCGTTACTTTTTCCGGAGGATCGTTTGTATTTTTCGTTCTTATTCCAAGCTAAGAATGGAATCGGATCGAAGACCTCGTTTTTTCGTTTTAACGCGTTTTTTTCTGTGTATTTTTATTTTTCTCTGATTGAATTGAGATGGTTTTTAAAATATTATAAATATTTAATGTATTGGTATTGAATCTCTTTATAGATTCGTGATATGCTCTGATGTGTTAACGTTTTTTATTTTTTGGGAAATGAAATTTCGTATAAATGCTTCGGAGAATTCGGGACAAAGAATCGTTTTCCTCTCCATTCTTACTCCTCTCGTTGCATTGTTGCAGATCACAAAGGGGCAAGGTTGTCATTCTAGGGTTGAAAATTTTTGGGATATTTCAGACGAATTTATTAAAAGATAAAATTTACCCATGGCTCCTTATATTCTTTTTTTGACTTTGGAATATAAGGTTCTATACAGTTTGTTTGAAAAATACGCGTATGAGGAGCCGTTGGTTCGTGAGAAAATGGGAGAGAGAATCAGTTGAAGAATAAAAACCAATATCTTTTGGATTGTTATCGGGCCGCTTTCGGAACGGTCCTGCCCTCGGTCTTGAGTGAAAGAATTCTAAGCGGAGAATTTATTCAGTTCTCCAATAAAGAATTTTTAGAAAAAAATCGAATCAAGTTTTCGAGATCGAATTGATCAAAGACATAGGAAATCGAATGGGCGGGTTGATTGATCAGAGTATTCGGCTCGCAATCGCGGAAGGGCTCAACACGGATGAACCGATCGCATTTGCCGAATTGAAATCCGAGTCTGTCAAAGACTCGTTCACATAACCTCGGCCTATTCCCGACGTATGATCCCGAGGATACCTGCGCGATTTATCTCCTCAAACATAAGGGTTACCCAGGCGACGAATTTGAGGACGAGGAGGAAGACGAAAGATATTTTCGAGAGCGATCTTTAATTTGAGATGGAGCTTGCCTTCGATTCTCTGGCTGATCTTTTTTCATCGCCTGAAAAAAAATAAAAGTCTCGTAAAAAATAAGATTATCTTCCACTTGGAGTAGGCTCTAAGCACGAATGATTCCATGTTTTTGATCTCCATTGATTCTAAAACTTGTCTAATTCCTAAAGAAACCGGAGTTATAAAATTGAATGGAAACGTTGTTAAAAGGTAAAAGAGCTCTTGTTACAGGCTCCACTGCGGGAATCGGATTTGCGATCGCAAAACAACTGCTAAATGAAGGTGCAATTGTATTCATCAACGGAAGAACGGAATCGAGAGTAGATCAAGCGATTGAACAACTGAAAAAAGAGATTCCAAACGCAGATGTAAAAGGTTTGATTGCCGACTTCGGAAAAAAACAAGAAATTGATTCGATTCTTAAGGAATTACCAGAGGTAGATATTCTCATAAATAATGTGGGGATTTTTGAACCGAAAGACTTTCTCGAAATTCCAGATGAAGACTGGTTTCGTTTTTTGGAGATTAATTTATTAAGCGGCGTAAGGCTTTCTAGATTCTATCTCCCGAAAATGTTGAAGAAAAATTGGGGAAGAATTCTTTTTATTTCAAGCGAATCTGGAGTTCAAATTCCTGAAGAGATGATTCACTATGGCGTTACGAAAAGCGCACAGATTTCTCTCGCAAGAGGAATCGCCGAACTTACAAAGGGAACTAACGTTACCGTCAATTCCGTTCTTCCGGGGCCAACTCGCTCCGAAGGTGTGGGTGGGTTTATTGAAAATCTCGCTAAGAATCAAAATGTTTCAACAGAAACGGTAGAGAAAGATTTTTTTAAAAACGCTCGTCCATCTTCTCTTCTTCAAAGATTTGAAAGTGTCGACGAAATCGCGAATTTGGTCACGTATCTTTCGAGTAACTTGTCCTCCGGCACGAACGGGGCCGCTATGCGCGTGGACGGCGGAGTCGTAAAGTCGGCGTTTTAAATATGAAGTTGAGTGTTTTAGATCAATCACCTCTTCGCAAAAGAGGTTCTGCGAGACAGGCCGTCTTGGAAACGATTGAACTCGCTAAGTTAGCGGATGAACTCGGCTATACCCGATATTGGGTATCAGAACATCATAATATTCAAGGACTAGCCGGTTCTACGCCGGAAGTTTTGATCTCTCATCTGGCCGGCGTGACGAAAAAGATTCGGGTCGGTTCGGGAGGTGTTATGCTTCCGAATCACAGTGCGCTAAAAGTCGCTGAGAATTTTAGAATGTTGGAAACTCTGTTCCCCGGAAGAATCGACTTAGGTTTAGGAAGAGCCTCAGGGAGCGATCGACTGACAGCATCGATTTTAAATCCGGGAGCTCAATTTGTTCGAAACGATTTCGGACAACAACTCTTAGATCTACAATGTTTTCTAACCGATCGCGCTGAGGAAGATTCGATTCAGACGAAGGTAAAAGCGAT
Above is a genomic segment from Leptospira stimsonii containing:
- a CDS encoding M16 family metallopeptidase, coding for MEQEPSQQVYRKVLPGGITVLFQKAPHTVSVSAGVFVRVGSRHESPKNAGYCHFLEHMLFKDTEKRTAKEQAEDIERVGGFTNAATSREYTYFHVTVAGKHLDLGLELLSEMIYEPLLKQSDIENEAGVILEELQGYEDSPEDYIHDFYYQNFFPKNPLGRDIIGTRESISKVSHKSLLEFYDTNYHTENMFLSISGNFEPDEIFSIAGKYFSKTRKKKNDGNDLILPKKKWGYFPKKKKLEQIYFILGGEGFQREFHNASKASLFTHILGGGTSSRLFQKVREEKGLCYQITAYPSSYADVGINSIVCSTSKDKFITCMETISDELKSILDRGITEKELRDAQTNHEGTLSISYEQTESRMNTIALMELYYGRNYSYEERVKEIYSITLDDINNFAKSVFGIPKLHLSALGNLGVKEEKAAMKLFSL
- a CDS encoding VOC family protein; protein product: MIKFNQVMLYVNDQKKVSDFWVNHFGYKVEGREEYDETFAIILSDGRPNSTKLVLQNKAAVAASNPEMNLGTPSILLSTDENIDSLYKKLKEEKITVGDMVNFPNGKKVFNFSDFEGNYFAIIED
- the pnp gene encoding polyribonucleotide nucleotidyltransferase, coding for MTHTISGQYGRDSIVLETGNWAKQAHGSVVYKSGNLVLLATVCAADDAKEGQDFFPLTCEYTEKLYSVGRFPGGYFKREAKPPEHEILISRIIDRPIRPLFPEGYFCEVQLQVQVLSADGDVSVAGHALNAASAALAVSDIPFNGPIAGARIGRINGELILNPTTKEIVNSDLDLVVAGTKTHIVMIEGEAKELSNEEMLAALRFAQKYIAEFVTLQEEYAKKIGVVKREVKLRKKDEELLAKVKEYAFEKLKAANQTSDKTSRNKEISNVNKEVVEFFKQTVEESEKIKDIKSYLHELEYEIVREQVLTQGTRFDGRKLDEIRPISVEINPLPGPHGSSVFTRGQTQSLGVVTLGTGSDNQRYETLEGQKEKSFMLHYNFPAFSVGEVRRSSGPGRREIGHGNLAERALKLVLPKPDEFPYVIRVVSEILESNGSSSMASVCSGSLALMAAGVPIKGSVSGIAMGLFSDNSGKFAVLSDIAGLEDHFGDMDCKIAGTRKGITAFQMDLKVTGVSFDVLENVFTQAQKGRFHILDIMEKHIAKAADHLAGTAPRIIVRNIPKDRIGELIGPGGKNVRGISELTGAELYIEDDGRVTISGSNQESAEKAAKMVDGFFTEVEVGKIYEGKVKRIADFGAFVEILPGKEGLCHISKIDFKRVNSVKDIVKEGDIIRVKVLNVDKTGKIDLSRKDALEEEQV
- the dut gene encoding dUTP diphosphatase, with amino-acid sequence MKISVKKIKSNAELPVLQTTHSAGYDVHACLESNLTLEPGKVALIPTGLSFAIPSEYHFEIRPRSGFSTKNRILIPNSPGTIDSDYRGELMIPLLNLGDSPFVVEHGMRIAQLLIRKTWYAEWALVTEFSDQTERGARGFGSTGV
- a CDS encoding SDR family NAD(P)-dependent oxidoreductase is translated as METLLKGKRALVTGSTAGIGFAIAKQLLNEGAIVFINGRTESRVDQAIEQLKKEIPNADVKGLIADFGKKQEIDSILKELPEVDILINNVGIFEPKDFLEIPDEDWFRFLEINLLSGVRLSRFYLPKMLKKNWGRILFISSESGVQIPEEMIHYGVTKSAQISLARGIAELTKGTNVTVNSVLPGPTRSEGVGGFIENLAKNQNVSTETVEKDFFKNARPSSLLQRFESVDEIANLVTYLSSNLSSGTNGAAMRVDGGVVKSAF
- the rpsO gene encoding 30S ribosomal protein S15, yielding MIATEQKKTIISNFARKAGDTGSTEVQVALIDARIKELNEHFKSHKKDFHSKTGLLRLVSKRKKLLDYLKRTELDRYKKLIETLGLRK